Proteins encoded within one genomic window of Falco biarmicus isolate bFalBia1 chromosome 14, bFalBia1.pri, whole genome shotgun sequence:
- the GPR174 gene encoding probable G-protein coupled receptor 174, whose protein sequence is MMNSSTCTETDLKPYYAITYTFILIPGLIGNTLALWVFYGYMKETKRAVIFMINLAIADLSQVLSLPLRIFYYLTGTWEFGGGLCMFCFYLKYVNMYASIYFLVCISVRRYLFLMHPFKFSDCKRICDVYISILGWVVVCVGCLPFPLLRLHQDAKNTCFVDLPVKEVDLPISIAMMTIGELLGFVTPLLIIVYCSWKTILSLKEKNSASHDLGEKKKALKMILTCALVFLICFAPYHISFPLDFFVKTKKIKNGCVQKVISVFHVVALCLASLNSCVDPVIYYFTTDEFRRRLSRQDLQDSIQLHHLSYVRKHSRDELREDAMDC, encoded by the coding sequence ATGATGAACAGTTCGACCTGCACTGAAACAGACCTCAAGCCCTACTACGCGATTACGTACACCTTCATCCTGATCCCTGGACTAATAGGGAACACATTAGCTTTATGGGTGTTCTATGGGTACATGAAAGAGACTAAAAGGGCTGTAATATTTATGATCAATTTAGCCATTGCGGATTTATCCCAGGTCTTGTCCTTGCCCCTGAGGATTTTCTACTACTTGACCGGGACGTGGGAATTTGGAGGAGGTCTCTGCATGTTTTGCTTCTACCTGAAGTACGTCAATATGTATGCAAGCATCTACTTCTTGGTTTGCATCAGCGTAAGACGATATTTGTTTCTTATGCACCCATTCAAATTCAGCGACTGCAAGCGCATCTGTGATGTGTATATCAGCATCCTTGGGTGGGTCGTGGTCTGTGTTGGCTGTTTGCCTTTCCCCCTTCTCAGACTTCACCAGGATGCAAAAAACACCTGTTTTGTGGATCTCCCCGTAAAGGAAGTTGATCTTCCCATCTCCATCGCGATGATGACCATAGGTGAATTGTTGGGGTTTGTAACACCCCTACTCATCATCGTATACTGCTCGTGGAAGACTATCTTatcactaaaagaaaaaaattctgcttcacATGAccttggggagaaaaaaaaggctttaaagaTGATTCTCACCTGCGCTCTGGTATTTCTGATTTGCTTTGCACCTTATCATATCAGCTTTCCACTGGATTTCTttgtcaaaaccaaaaagattaAAAACGGGTGTGTCCAGAAGGTGATCTCAGTGTTTCATGTTGTAGCTTTGTGCCTCGCCAGCCTGAACTCCTGCGTGGACCCAGTCATTTACTACTTTACTACAGATGAGTTCAGGAGACGCCTTTCCAGGCAGGATCTGCAAGACAGCATTCAGCTCCACCACCTCAGTTACGTGAGGAAGCACTCCAGAGATGAGCTCAGGGAGGACGCCATGGACTGCTAA
- the ITM2A gene encoding integral membrane protein 2A, translated as MVKIAFNSPFAQKDEPKKEATEALVADKDPEVATRRGENSSGRCLLTLLGLAFILAGVVVGGACIYKYFMPKHKVYRGEMCYFEKENRDRAVEPYFLPIAEEADIREDDNIAIIDVPVPKFSDSDPAAIVHDFDRLLTAYLDLQLGNCYVIPLNTSIVMPPRNLMDLFAKLATGSYLPQTYLVREEMVVTEEIDNVSDLGIFIYQLCVGKETFRLQRRDQITGLQKRSVENCHSIRHFENSFVVETKICQQ; from the exons ATGGTGAAGATCGCCTTTAACTCCCCCTTCGCCCAGAAGGACGAGCCGAAGAAGGAGGCGACCGAGGCGCTGGTGGCCGACAAG GATCCAGAAGTTGCCACACGTAGGGGTGAAAATTCGTCTGGAAGATGTCTGTTGACTCTGCTGGGTCTAGCATTCATCTTGGCAGGAGTTGTTGTCGGTGGAGCTTGCATCTACAAGTACTTCATGCCTAAG CATAAGGTGTACCGTGGTGAGATGTGTTACTTTGAGAAGGAAAACCGTGATCGTGCGGTAGAACCTTATTTCCTCCCTATTGCTGAAGAAGCTGACATTCGAGAAGATGATAACATAGCCATCATTGATGTGCCCGTTCCAAAGTTCTCAGACAGTGATCCAGCAGCGATCGTTCATGACTTTGATAGG CTTTTGACAGCATATCTTGACTTGCAACTGGGTAACTGCTATGTGATTCCGCTGAACACATCCATAGTTATGCCACCGAGAAATCTGATGGATCTCTTCGCAAAACTGGCG acTGGCTCTTACTTGCCTCAGACTTACCTAGTCCGTGAAGAAATGGTGGTTACAGAGGAGATAGATAATGTGTCTGATTTGGGCATCTTCATCTACCAACTCTGTGTTGGGAAAGAGACCTTCAGACTTCAGCGCAGAGACCAGATAACGG GTCTGCAGAAACGTTCAGTGGAGAACTGTCATTCCATCAGACACTTTGAAAACTCTTTCGTTGTTGAAACAAAGATCTGTCAACAGTGA